The sequence below is a genomic window from Sorangiineae bacterium MSr12523.
TGCGCCAGGAAGAGGACAAAGCCTTCCGTCCCTTCGATCGGACCAGCTCCGTCGTCGAGGATCGGTTCTTCCTCGTGGCGCTCGCACGGTGATTCCATGACATCCGAAGCATCCGTCCAGGAAACATCCCCCCAAGAAACATCTCCCCAGGAAACATCTCTCCAAGATTTGTACCGCACCGGCGATGCCGTGCGCCCGCAGCTGGCGGACGCGAAGCAGGCGGCTGATCGGCATGGCCCGCTCCTCGATTTCGTGAAGCGAACCTGCGGCAATGCACGGGGCTCGTTGCTCGAGGTGGGGTGCGGCGACGGATGGGTTTCCTGGCTCCTGTCCGAGGCCGGCTTCGACGTGACGGGGATCGATCTGCACGCCGAGGGGCACGTGCCCACGCCGCACGAGCGCCTCGTGTTCCGTCAGGGATCGGCGCTCGATTTGCCGTTCCCCGACGCGAGCTTCGATGTCGTCGTCACGAACCAGACCGTCGAGCACCTGCCCGATCCCGAGCGCGGCTTGCGGGAGATGGTGCGCGTGCTGCGTCCGCGCGGCCAACTCATCGTCGTCGGGCCCAATCTGCTCAGCCCTCTGGCCTCCGTCTACGCGGCGACCCGTTGGGTGTGGCAGAACCGGCCGCGTTCCACCATTTTCGTGCGCAAGCCGGGGATGCCGCGCCATCCCCTCGGCAACACCTTGCCCGAGGTGCTCGGTTTGATGGTGCGGAACTGGGCACTCATCGGTCGCAAACTGATCGAGCCGCATCCCTCTTTCACGATGCGCGAGCCCGACGTCGTCCCGCCATTTCATGGCGACAACGACGCGACTTACTTGTGCAACCCCATCGATTTGAAGCGGCGTTTGCCGGATTTCGGCTGCAAGGTCACGCAGGTCGGCGCCTACGACCGGCCGCCGGGATCGTGGATCCTCGTGGGTGGTACGTGGATCGCCGGCGAAAAGCTCTAACCGGGAGCGAAGGATGACGTTACGCGTTTTGGTAGCGGGTGGAGCCGGCTACATCGGCAGCCACACCGCAAAGGCACTCAAGGCGGCAGGGCATCTGCCGGTGGTGCTCGACGATCTCAGCACGGGGCACGAAGAGGCGGTGCGGTTCGGTCCCTTCGTTCGCGGCAGCATCCAAGATGCCGCCTGCGTGACGCGCGCCGTGCGCGAACACCGCATCGATGCGGTCCTGCATTTTGCGGCGAATGCTTACGTGCGCGAGTCGCTCGAAAATCCGCGCAAGTACTTCCGCAACAACGTGGCCAACACGGTTCATTTCCTCGATGCGCTGCTCGAGGAAGGGGTGAAGACCATCGTCTTTTCGTCGACGTGCGCGGTGTACGGCATTCCGCCGTCGCTGCCCATCGTGGAGACGACGCCCACGAAGCCGATCAATCCGTACGGCCAGTCCAAGCTGATGATCGAAGACGTGCTGCGCTGGTACGGAAAGCTCGAAAAGCTGTCCTGGATGGCCCTTCGCTATTTCAATGCCGCCGGCGCCGATCCCGATGGAGAGCTCGGCGAGAACCACGAGCCGGAAACGCACCTGATTCCGCTGCTGGTGGCCGCCGCCCTTGGGCAGCGGGAGCCCGTTCGTGTCTTCGGCACGACGTTCCCCACGCCGGACGGAACGGCCGTGCGTGACTACATCCACGTGGCCGATCTGGCCACGGCGCACGTGCGCGCGGTCACGCATTTGGCTGCGGGCGGGGCGAGTGAGTCGGTGAACTTGGGAACGGGCAAGGGGACCAGCATTCGCGAGGTCATCGCCTCGGTCGAGCGAGCCACGGGAAAGCCGGTCCCGGTGATCTATGGCGAGCCGTCGCCCGGCGATCCTCCGATCCTCGTGGCCGATCCGGCGCGTGCTCACGCGCTCGGGCATCGCTTCGAGCACGATCTCGACAGCATCGTGGCGACCGCCGTGGCCTGGGCAAAAAAGGGGACGCACCGTGCGTGATCTCGTCTCCGCGGTCTTGATCAATGGGCAGCACAACTCGGTGCAGGGGCCGCGTGCCCGTGCGCTCTTCGGGGACGACGTTTCGGTCGTCTACAAAGAGCGGGGGCGCTTCGGTTCGATTGCCCCCACGTGGTCCGCCCTGCGCGCGAGCACGTCCAGTGTCGCGCCCTGGGTCTACTGCATCGATTTGGGCTTTCCCTCGGCGCTGCTCGCGGGCGTGCGCCGCCGGCTCGATCGGAAGATGCGACTCGTCTACGAGATTGGCGATCCGATGAAGCCGCTCTTGGAGCCGCAAGCGCGCAACCGGTTCGAGGTCGAGTTCGCGCACCAGGTCGATCGCCTCCTGCCCTCGGAGGCGGACGCGCTCGTCTTCCGTGGCACGTACCTGATCGACCACTTTCGCGAGATCACCGCGAGGAAGCTGCCGCGCGTGATGTGGTTGCCCGACGGCGCGGATACCGCGCATTTTCGCCCGATGCGCGACGATCCGCGCATCGCGGAGTTGCGGCGCACGCACGGCCTCGAGGGCAAGTTCGTCGTGGGCATCGTGGGAAACATCCACCACAACCCGCGGCTGGACCTCTACTACGGCTGGGAACTCGCCGAGGCGCTCTCGCACATCGCGCGCGAGCGGCCCGAGGCTCCCATCGTTGGGGTCGTGGTGGGGGACGGTGCCGGCAAGCCCGTGCTCGAGGAGGCCTGCCGCAAGTGGGGCGTCCTGGATCGGGTCAAGCTCGTGGGGCGCGTTCCGCACGAGCAGGTGCCTCTCTGGATGAACGTGTTCGACCTGGGGCTCAGCACGCAGACCGACGATCCCGTTGGCTGGGGCCGAACCACGGCGAAGCTGCCCGAGTACCTCGCGTGCGGCCTACCGCTCCTCTGCTCGGACGTGGGCGAGGCCCATCGCTTGCTCCGCGAGACCGGGCAAACCTTGCCCTACTCGGGCAAACGCGACGCGAGCTACCCCGCGCGCCTCGCCACGAAGATCCTCGAGTTCTCCACGCGCGATCTCGACGGCATCCGCCGTCACAACCGCGATCTCGCGCTCGCCCAATTCGATTACGGCGTCCTTCGCCAGCGGCTGCGCACGTTTCTCGAGCAGTAGTCGCAACCCTTCAAATGAAAAAAGCCCGGCTCTTTGGCCGGGCTTTTTTTCGTCGTTCGCGGCGCTCGTCTACACCGACGCTGCGTCGCGGTTGTCGTCGCCGGGCGGCACGGCGTTCTCGTTGGTCGAGCCGTAGCCTTCGCGCTTGTAATAGTAATAGTGGTAGTACGAGTACTCGTGCCGCGTCAGGTCGACGTCGTTGAGCACCGCTCCGATGACCGGCGCGTCGACGTCCGCCAAGGTGCGCAGACCCTGACGGCCCAGCGCGCGCGTGGTGTAGAAGGCGCGAAGCACGAACACCGTGCCATCGACCAAGGTCGAAATGATGGCCGAGTCGGTGACCGCGACGAGCGGCGGGCTGTCGATGACGATGCGGTCGAAGGTCTCCCCGAGCTCCTCCAGGAACTTACGGAAACGCTCCGAGTGGAACAGATCCGCCGGGTTCGGCGGGATGGGACCCGCAGGAATGCACCAGAGGTTGTTCACGCGGGTGGGGCGCGCCACCTCGTCGATCGTCGCCTCGCCCACGAGCACGTTGGTGACACCATGGTCGCCCGCGCGATCGAAGATGCGATGGAGACGGGGACGGCGCAGGTCGCAGTCGATGATGCACACGCGCTGCCCCGTCTGAGCGAGCGAGATGGCGATGCTGCAGGCGACCGTGGTCTTTCCTTCCGCCGGGGCGGCGCTCGTCACCAGGATCTTGCGATGCGGCTTGTCCGGGTTGGTGAACATGAGGTTCGTGCGGATGCTGCGTGCCGCCTCGGCGATGCCGCTGCGCGGATTGTCGTGCACGACCAACTCGGCGACTTTGTTGGGGCCTCCCAGGCCTGGCCGCACCACCTTGCGCTTCTTCCCACCCTCGGCGTGCGGACCTTCCACGGCGGGAAGCATGCCCACGAAGGTGATGCCCAGATCCTGCTCCAGCTGCTCCGGCGTCTTGATGCTGTTGTCCAGATTGCTGCGCAGCCATCCGAGTCCGAGCCCGATCAGCAGACCCACCACGCCACCGACGGCGACGTTCACCAGCATGCGCGGCCGGATGGGCGACGTCGGCTCGACGGCGGCCTCCACCAGGTGGATGTTGTTGGCCTTCATCATGCGGGCCAAGTCCGCATCCTTCATGTGCTCGAGAAGCATGTTGTAAAGCTTCTCGTTCTGATCGCGCGACCGATCGAGCCGGTGGTACTCGATCTCCTTCATGTTGAGATCCACCGCGCGCTTGTGCGCGGCATCGTAGAGCGCGGCCTCGCCGGCTTCCTCACGCGTAATGACCGCGAGATCTCGCTCCACGGCGCCCTGGATGTTCTTGATCTCCGCGAGCAGGGCCGTTTTGCTCTCCGCGATCTTCTGGTCGATCGACTTCACCAGTGGGTGATTTTCACCCTTGCCCTCCGCGAGCAGCGTCTTGCGCGTGCGCGCCGCATCGACGTACGTGCGGCGAAGATCGGTCAAGTACCCGTTGGAGAGAAGTTCGGAGGCGGGAAGGCTGTCCGGATTGTCCGTGCCGATTTTCGCGAGCTCCCCGTAGCGCGCCATGAGCTCTTGCTTGCGCGTCCGCGTGCGAATCAGCGCCGTCGCGAGATCCTGCATCTCGAGACGAATCATGTTCGACGACTCGTTGATCGACGTGCTCGGCAGATCGTTGCTGCGCTTGAACTCGTGGAGTGAATTCTCGTTCGTCTCCAGGTCCTTCTTCACCTGATCGACTTGACCGCCCAACCACGTGATCGAGTCGCTGGTCGCACTGACCGCCTTCTCGAGGTTCTGATCGATGTAGGCGTTGGCGACGGCGTCGCAGAGACGCTTCGCGCGTTTCGGATCGACGTCCTCGACCTTGATGAAGACCAATCGGCTATTTTTGACGGGATCGACCGAGATCTTGCCGCGGAGCACCGCCGCCGTCTCCTCCACTGTCATGGGGCGCGCCGGCGGAGACTTCAGGCCAAAGAACGCGTAATCGTTCTGTAGAGCGATGTCCCGCACGGTCCGCTCGAGCACGCGCGACGACGTGACGATGCGGTATTGCGTCTCGTAATATTCTTGGTTGTTCCAGAAATCGGTCGTGCCGAGCGGCATCGCCGAATCCATCTTTTCGCCCAAGGGCCGAAACGCGTTCGGATCGAGCTCCAGCATCGTCTGGGCTTGATAAATGCGCGGCAGCGTTTTCGAATAGACGAGGCTAAGGCCGGTTCCCAGGAGCAAACACGCGACGATGATCGCCCATTGCTTCCGGACGGTCTTGAGGAAACTCAAGAGTGTAGCGACGGCGTCCTCGGTGTTGGCCTCGTGAGCGCTGGACTTGTTCAGGGGGCTGGTCATTGCTGTCTATTCAAGCCTCAAGCGGGGGCATGGGCCCCCGACGGGCCTCTGGTTACCACATGACGGGGGGCTAGGCGAGAAGTGCTGTCGGAGGCGGGGACCATGCTTCGTTTGCGCTTGCCTGGTGTGAGGTGCAGCGCGGGGCCCTTTCGTTCGAGCGATTGCAAACAGGGGTTTCTCTGATAGAGATCACGCGCTTTCCACTAGTTACGCGTGCATTTCGGCATGAGGAATAATCAATAATGAGCTCCACGAGCTCGTTGGGTCGGTTCTCGTCGCTGTTCACCGTTCTGTCGCTGCTGGTGCGGCGCGGGGACCGGCGGGTGCTCACGAATTCCGAGCTCTTGGGGCTCGCTGGCGTCGTGTTTCTCGGCGCGCTGGGCCTGTTCATCGAGGGTATCGGTGTCTTTGCGCTCATGTCGGCCCTCGTGGGCCTGCGCCACGCGCCGATGACCCTGGGCGCGCTTCTTGGCATGCCCGAGGTGGGCCCGTTTCGCTACGTGCCATCGCTGGCCCTCGTCGTGGGTGCCGTGGGCGTGCAGCGCGCCCTGAATCCGCCGCTCATGTTTTTGACGAACCGCTACGGCGAGCTCGTCTCGTACCGTCTTCGCACGCGCATCATCTCCTTGGCGACGGCGCTGCCCGCGGTGCATGCGGGCACCATCCCCTCGGGCGAGCTCGCGGGCGTGCTCAACGAAGAAATCAGCCGCTCGGGTCGCGCCATCACGGCCATTGCCACCGTCGCGCAGCTGCTCTTGGGCATTCTCATCACGGCCACCGTCACCTTCGCGCAGGACGCGAAGACCATGGCCGCTGCCGTTCTGGGCGCGCTTCCCGCGTTGGGGCTGTACGTCAGCCTCGCGCGCCGCACGTCGACCGATACGGGCAACGCCGTGAAAGCGCGCATCCGCGCGCAGGCCGAGGCCACGGAAGGACTGCGCACGCTCGCCGCGATCCAAGCCGTCGGCGCCGGCGAATCGCTGCGCGCCCAGCTCTCGAAGAACGCCGCCTCCGTGCGCGATTGCGAGACGAAGATCTACGCGAACATGATGCGGCTGCAGTACCTGATGCTGTTCGTCCCGCTGATGGCGGCGGCGGGCGCGCTCGGCTACGCGGCGTATTCCAGGCCGGGCGCCACGTTCGCCGAGATCCTCTTCGCGCTCATGCCGCTCGCAGGCCTCGGCTTGCGCCTCGCCATCGCCGTCCAGGTGGTCATCACGAACGCGTACGGCGTGAGCGTCATGTCCACCAGCGTCTTCCCCACGCTCCGACTCGAGCAGCGCCTCATGCAGCTGACCGATCGCGTGCGGGTCGAGGCCACGAAGATCGATCCCGAGGTGGAGGGGAAGATCCCGGCCTCCGTCGTCCTGCGCAAGGTGGGCTACCAGCTTCCCTCCGGACCGTGGCTCTTTCGCGGGCTCGATCGCACCATTTTTCGCGGGGAGCCGCTGGTCATCCGCGGTCCTTCGGGCACGGGCAAGAGCACGCTGGCCTCGCTCATCGCGGGCGTCAACGATCCGTCCGAGGGCGGCATCGAGTACGTCTTCGAATCGAAGCACACGCCGCCGAGCCCCATGCTGGTGAACTATCTGTCGCAAGATCCCGCGGTCATCGCCGGCACCTTCCGCGACAACCTCGTGCTCGGCGCACGCACGCGCCCCGACGATGCCACGCTGATCGAAGCTTTGCGCGGCGCGCGACTCTGGGACGAGGTCGAGGCGAAGGGCGGGCTCGATGCTCCGATCTTCGAAGGCGGCCGCAATCTCTCGGGCGGGCAGCTTCGTCGTCTGGGCATCGCGCGTCTGCTCACGCGAAACCGCGGCATCTGGATCTTCGACGAACCCACGGCCTCCCTCGATCCGCAGAACAGCAAGCTGATGAGGGACATCATCGACGAGTTGAGCAAAGAGATCGTGGCCATCGTCGTCACGCACGATCTCGACTTCGACCTGGGCCAGGAGCCCATGGAGCTTTTGCCCGCAGCACCGGAAGAGGCGCCGCTCCTCATGCAGTCTCAGCCTAGGGAGTCGCAGCCGATCGCCGAAGGAGCTTGAACCATGTGTGGCATTGCCGGAATTCTGGGGGTACGCCGCGAGATCGCCGAGCCTGCACTCGCGGCCATGCTCGCCGCGATCCCGCACCGCGGACCCGACGGTCATGCGATGGCCTTCTTTTCGCCCGAGGGAAACGGATCGAGCGCGACGCGGACCACGGCTGCCGGCCTCGCGCACGCGCGCCTCGCCATCATCGAGCCCACGCCCTCGGGCCTTCAGCCCATGGTCGACGACAGCGGTGCGATCATCACCTTCAACGGTGAGATCTACAATTACCGCCAGCTTCAGCGCGAGCTCGAGGCGGCCGGCCGGCCGTGCAAGACCAAGACGGATACCGAAGTTATTCTCAAGGGTTACGTGACGAAGGGCATCGAGGCGGCGCTGGGCTTGCGCGGCATGTTCGCCTTCGCGCTGCTCGATCCGAAGAAGCGCCTCGCGTGGCTTTGCCGTGACCGATTGGGCATCAAACCGCTCTACCTGTACTACCCGAAGGGCGGCGGCTTGCTCTTCGCGTCGGAGGTGCGCCAGCTGCTCGCGGCCGGCGAAGAACTGGTCCCGCGCCGCGTGTCGCCTGCGGCCATCGAAAGCTTCCTTGCGCAGGGCATGGTGTGCGGCTTCGATGCGCTCATCGACGGCGTCACCTTGCTCGGCCCCGGCGAATCCCTCGTGGTCGACTGGGAGGGGCGACCGCAGAAGCAGGTGAAATACTGGCAGCTTCCGTTCGGCGACGGCATGCACTGCACGCGCGAGCGCGCCGTGTCCGACCTGACGACGACCCTGCGCGAGGCGGTCGACTGCCACATGATCTCCGACGTCCCACTGGGCGTCTTTCTATCGAGCGGCGTCGACTCCAATGCCGTCGCGGCCGTGGCCTCGGGCGTGAGCCGCGATCCGGTGCACACCATTGCCATCGGCTTCGATCAGCCGCGTTTCGACGAGTCCGCGGAGGCCGAGGAAAGCGCGCACCTGCTGGGCACCACGCACACCACGCAGTCGCTGCACGTGGGCGAGATGCTCGGCGACATCGAGCGCGTGTTCGCGGCGATGGACCAGCCCACCGTGGACGGGTTCAACACCTATTTCGTCTCGCGCGCGGCACGCAATGCGGGCCTCACCGTGGCCCTGAGCGGTGTGGGCGGCGACGAGCTTTTCGGCGGGTATGCGAGCTTCCGCGATGTTCCGCGGGCGCGGCTTCTGCGCAAGGTCACCGACCGGCTTCGCATGAACCGCGCGCTGGCCCTGGCCGGGCGTGTCGCTTCCTCGCGACGCGGGGGCGTGAAGCTCGAGGAGCTCGCGCACCGGCCGGCGGATTTGCTTGCATTGTACATGCTACGGCGCGAGCTCGTGCTTCCGGCCGAGCGGCGCGCGCTGATGGATCTTCCGCAGGAGGCCGACCCTTCGTCCGGCCTGGAGCAGAGCGTGTTGCGCGCGTTGCGTGACGGCATGCCCTCCGATCCGCGGAATGCGATTTCCTCGTTCGAATTGCGCTCTTACATGCGCGACATGCTCTTGCGCGATGCGGACGTCTTCAGCATGGCCAACAGCCTGGAGCTGCGCGTGCCGCTGCTCGATCATCGGATGGTGGAGATCGCCTGTTCGCTGCCGGGTCGGTGGAAACGGCCCGATCCGCGGCCCAAGCCGCTCTTGATCGACGCTGTCGGTCCGCGCTTGCCCGAACGGGTGCCGCATCGGAAAAAGCGCGGGTTCACTTTCCCCTGGGAGGCCTGGATCCGCGGTGCGCTCAAGGAAAAGGCGCGTGCGAGCATCCACGCCGAGGACGTGTGGAAGCGTCTTGGCGTGAACGCGGGTGCGGCCTCCAAGCTGTGGGACCGTTTCGAGGCGCAGGATCCGCGGTGCGGTGCGCCGCAGATGCTCGCGCTCTGGGTCATGTCGGACTTCGCCGCACGGCACGGGTTGTACGCATGAGCGGCAAAAATGGCGCCCCCAACGTGCTCTTTCTGAACCCCGTCGGTGAGCTCGGGGGAGGGGAAATGAGCCTTCTGGACCTCATGTCGTCGCTGCGTGCGCTCGCTCCGCAGGCATCGCTCTCGCTGGTCACCGGCAGCGATGGGCCTCTGGTCGATGCGGCGAAAGCGCTCGACGTCGACGTGCGCGTGCTGCCGCTTCCTGCGGCCGCGGCGTCGGTGGGTGATGCGGCGCTCGCCGCCGTCTCGCCGTGGGAGCGTGCCCGCCTCGCGGTGCGCGGCTCGGAGATGGTCGCCTACGTGGCGCGCCTGGCGGGCGTCGTTCGTGCCGCATCGCCGGGGGTGATCCACTCGAACGGCATCAAGATGCACCTGCTCGGTGCCGCCGTCCGTCCGCGCGCGACGCCGCTGGTCTGGCACGTGCGCGACTTCCTCGGCGCGCGCTCGTTCTCGGCGCGCATGATTCGCATGGCGCGCCATCGCGCCGATCTCGCCATCGCCAATTCGCACGCGGTGGCCGATGATCTGCGCACCCTCGCACCGGATCTCCACGTGCGGGTCATGCACAACGGCGTGGACACGAGCCGCTTCACCCCCGAGGGGCGCAGGGCGCCGCTCGATGCGATGGCCAGCCTTCCGCCGCTCCCCGAGGGCGGTCTGCGGGTGGGGCTCATCGCCACCTACGCGCGCTGGAAGGGGCACGATGTCTTCTTCGAGTGCGCCAAGCGGCTCTTCAACCGACCCGGCCTGCCGCCGATGCGTTTCTACATCATCGGCTCGCCCATCTACACCACGGGTCGCGCGGGGCAGTACTCGTTCGAAGAGCTACGCGCCCTCGCCGAGTCCCACGGCATTGCTTCGCACGTGGGTTTCGTCCCGTTCCAGCTCCGACCCGACGACGTGTACCGCGCGCTCGATGTCGTCGTGCACGCCAGCACGCGCCCGGAGCCGTTCGGTCGCACCATCGTCGAGGCAATGGCCACCGGACGCGCCGTGGTCGTCAGCCGCGCAGGCGGCGCCGCCGAGCTTTACGACGAAGGCGTGGATGCACTCGGAGTGCCCCCCGGCGATGCCGATGCCATGGCCGAAAGCGTGGCGCGGTTGGCCACGGATGCCGTGCTGCGGAGCTCCCTCGGTTCTGCTGCCCGAAAAACGGCAGAACGCCGCTTCGCCCGCGACCGACTCGGAGCCGAGCTTCTGGCTATCTACGCGGATTTGAAGGGTTTAGGGGTTAGGGTTTAGGGTTTAGGGGAGAGAAGAGCGGGACTCGTCTTACCGGTCGAGTTTGCGTTCTTCCCTAACCCCTAACCCCTAAACCCTCTGAAGCTCGACGCAGTTCTTTCGCGGAGCCGTCACCAAAAAGCCGCACCGCCCGCGTGAATTTCTACGCGGTGTTGCGCCACGAACTCCCCGCGGTGTGTTAGGGTCCCCCGACCCTAACCGCTGTCTCCCGCGAGAAAAAACGGATGTTCAGCGCAATCATCGCTTTCTTCCTCGCGACCGTGGTCGCGGCCCTGCTCACGCCCATCGTGAGGCGCCTGGCGCTTGCCGTTGGTGCTGTGGACGATCCCACCGCACGCCGCGTGCACACGCGACGCGTGCCAAGGCTCGGTGGCATGGCCATCGTGCTGGGCTTCTTCGTTCCGCTGGTGGTGCTCTATGCGCTCGACACCCAGAGCGCACGCATTCTGTTTTCGCAACCGCGTGTGGTCGGCGGCTTGGTGGTTGGCTCGCTCATCATGGCCGGGCTCGGTCTATGCGACGACGTGATCGGCGTCGGCGCGAAAATGAAGCTCGCCCTGCAGGTCACCGCGGCCGTGCTCGCCTACGCGAGCGGCCTTCGCATCGACGGAGTCACGCTTCCGTTCATCGGGGCCATCAGCTTTGGCTGGATCGCGCTGCCCGTCACGGTGCTCTGGTTCTGCGGCATCGTGAACGCGCTCAATTTGATCGACGGCCTCGATGGCCTGGCGGGCGGCGTGGCGTTTTTCGCGTGCCTGACCAACACGGTGGTCGCCTTCATGGGCCACAACGTGTCGATCGCGCTGCTCTCGGTCACCTTGGGCGGCGCCATCGTGGGCTTCCTGTTTTACAACTTCAACCCCGCGAAGATCTTCATGGGCGACTCGGGAAGTATGTTCCTGGGATTCGCCTTGGCCGCGAGTGCCTTGTTGGGAGGCGCGGGCACGCAGAAGACGCCCACGCTCATTGCCATCATCGCGCCGCTGGTCGCGCTGGGGTTGCCCATCATGGACATGCTCTTCGCCATCGCGCGAAGGTTCATGATGCGCCGCTCGATCTTCGCGGCCGATCGCGGGCACATTCACCATCGCCTGCTCGACTTGGGGCTGACCCACCGGCGCGCGGTGCTGGTGCTCTACGCGATCAGCCTGGCCTTCACCATCATCGCGCTCGGCCTGCACTTCGGGCGCTCCTGGCAGGTGGGTGTCGCGCTGGTGGTGCTCACCACGCTCATCTTCGGCGTGGTCCGGTTCGTGGGCGCGTTCAGTGTGACGTTCGCCTCGCGCCGGGGCATGGATCCGATGGTCGACAAGCTGCGGCGCGCGGTCCCCGACGTAATTTCGCGCATCTCGGCCGCCAACCTCGACGATCTGCCGAAGACGCTCGAGCGCTTCTGCGAGGAGCACGGTCTTCTCGCCGTGGAGGCAAAGGCTCCCTCTGGCGCGCGCATGGGCAGCTTCCGCTGGGAAACCCCGACGGCCGCCGCTCGGGGCCTGCGCGAGGCGGTGTCGGCCAAGTTTGCTCTCCTCGATGCCACGTCGAATCCGCTCGAGCTCGAGTTCCAGTTCGACAGCCCCGATGGGGCCGTCGGTCCGCAGGCGGAGATCCTCTTGCAACTGGTGGCCGACGCCGTAGAAACCCGACTGCAGCGCGTGGTGCGTGCCCGCGCCGCAAGCGCCTCCGGACGGCTGCGACCGGTTTCGTGATCTGCTGACCCGGCGGAACGCGATCTCGAATAGGAGAGAGGAACCGCCAAGACGCCAAGGACGCCAAGTTTGTTTTGATATGCTGAAAATCCTTGGCGTTCTTGGCGTCTTGGCGGTTCACTTCTCTTGTTTCTTTTGAACAAAGGATGAATTCGTGACTGTTTTCGTGATCGCGGAAGCTGGGGTCAATCACAACGGACGCCTCGATTTGGCCCTCGAGCTGGTGGACACGGCGGCCCGCGCCGGGGCGGATGCCATCAAGTTTCAAACCTTCCGCGCGGAGTCGCTGGCCACGCGCAGTGCGGCCAAGGCCGAGTACCAAGAGAAGGCCACGGGCAAGGCTGGCTCGCAGCTCGACATGCTGCGCGCACTGGAGCTCGACGAGGACGCGCACCGCAAGGTCGTCGAGCGCTGTCGGGAACGCCGCATCGAATTCATGTCGACACCGTTCGACGTCGACAGCGTCGCGCTTCTGAGTCGCCTCGGCGTGAAGCGCTTCAAGGTGCCGTCGGGCGAGATCGACAACCCGCTCTTGCTTCGGGCCATCGCGCAGCAGAATACGCCGGTGATCCTGTCCACGGGCATGGGCACCTTGTCGGAGGTCGAGGGCGCGCTGGGCATTCTGACCGCCGCATGGCTGGGGCAGGGGCCTGAGTCGCTCTGGTCGGATCGAGGCGCGGCGCTCGTGGCCGAGCGTGTGACCTTGCTTCACTGCACGAGCCTGTATCCCGCGCCCGCCGAGGCGGTGAACCTGCGCGCGATGCAGACGATGCGCGACGCGTTCCAGACGGGGGTCGGCTACTCGGACCACACGCTGGGGGTTGGCGTTTCCGCGGCCGCGGTGGCCTTGGGGGCGACCGTCATCGAGAAGCATTTCACCTTGGATCGCACCCTGGAGGGGCCCGATCACAAGGCCTCGCTGGAGCCCGAGGAGCTCGTGTCGTTCGTCGCCATGTTGCGCGACGTCGCGCTCTCGTTGGGCAGCCCGCGCAAAATGCCCACCGCCGCGGAAGTGGCCATGCGCGCCGCCGCACGGCGCTCGCTGGTGGCCGCGGCGCCCATTCGCAAGGGGGAAGCCTTCACCGCGGCCAACGTTGCCTTGAAGCGACCCGGCACCGGCATGAGCGGACGCTTCTACGACGCGCTGCTCGGGCGAACCGCCTCGCGCGACTACGCCGAAGACGACTTGATCAACGAGTAACCGCGCGTCACACGGCCGTCCAGCCGCCGTCGACGAGGAGGTGCTGGCCGGTGACGTAGGCCGCCGCGTCGCTCGCGAGGTAGGCGAACGCGCCCTTCAGATCTTCCTCCATGCTCATACGCCCGAGGAGCGCGTGTCCGACGTAGCGCTCCACGAAGCGCGGATCCTGTCCGCGCGCGACGCCGCCGGGGCTGACGCAGTTCACGCGCACGCGCGGCGCCATCACGGAGGCCAAGTAGCGCGTGAGCTGCAAAATACCGCCCTTGCTCGCGTTGTAGGCGGCGGGGTTCGCC
It includes:
- a CDS encoding undecaprenyl/decaprenyl-phosphate alpha-N-acetylglucosaminyl 1-phosphate transferase, which encodes MFSAIIAFFLATVVAALLTPIVRRLALAVGAVDDPTARRVHTRRVPRLGGMAIVLGFFVPLVVLYALDTQSARILFSQPRVVGGLVVGSLIMAGLGLCDDVIGVGAKMKLALQVTAAVLAYASGLRIDGVTLPFIGAISFGWIALPVTVLWFCGIVNALNLIDGLDGLAGGVAFFACLTNTVVAFMGHNVSIALLSVTLGGAIVGFLFYNFNPAKIFMGDSGSMFLGFALAASALLGGAGTQKTPTLIAIIAPLVALGLPIMDMLFAIARRFMMRRSIFAADRGHIHHRLLDLGLTHRRAVLVLYAISLAFTIIALGLHFGRSWQVGVALVVLTTLIFGVVRFVGAFSVTFASRRGMDPMVDKLRRAVPDVISRISAANLDDLPKTLERFCEEHGLLAVEAKAPSGARMGSFRWETPTAAARGLREAVSAKFALLDATSNPLELEFQFDSPDGAVGPQAEILLQLVADAVETRLQRVVRARAASASGRLRPVS
- the neuB gene encoding N-acetylneuraminate synthase yields the protein MTVFVIAEAGVNHNGRLDLALELVDTAARAGADAIKFQTFRAESLATRSAAKAEYQEKATGKAGSQLDMLRALELDEDAHRKVVERCRERRIEFMSTPFDVDSVALLSRLGVKRFKVPSGEIDNPLLLRAIAQQNTPVILSTGMGTLSEVEGALGILTAAWLGQGPESLWSDRGAALVAERVTLLHCTSLYPAPAEAVNLRAMQTMRDAFQTGVGYSDHTLGVGVSAAAVALGATVIEKHFTLDRTLEGPDHKASLEPEELVSFVAMLRDVALSLGSPRKMPTAAEVAMRAAARRSLVAAAPIRKGEAFTAANVALKRPGTGMSGRFYDALLGRTASRDYAEDDLINE